AAAGAAACAAGAATGGCAGTTATGCTGTCCACCATTTCTCTATCTTCAAGCACCGTCAACCTATCGTTGAAGAACAGTATTGTTAGAAAACCTTCGTCAAAATTTCAGCTTTTTACCGGTAATTTTTTCTATGTTTCTTCTTCCATTTCGCTTTTTTCAGAAAATATGCACAAAACACGGTAGTCTTAATCCCTTCTTTACAGGATTGGATATAGGAAGGAAGAAAGAAAAGCATTACAAGATGGATTTATGTTTGGTAAGGTGTAGTGGAGCAATTAGTCAGAAACTTGAAAAAAGATATGCGAGTAATTCCAGAAAAGGTGATAAAGGTGTGATTTTGAGTGAAGGGAAAGATGATGATCAGAATTATGGGCCTATATGTCCTGGTTGTGGAGTGTTTATGCAAGATAGAGACCCAAACTTCCCAGGATATTTTCAGGAAAGAGAGAAGAAAGTGAAAAGATCTATTGAAACAATAGAGGATTTATTGGATGAGAATTTTGATGAGTTTGAAGATGATGAGGACTTTAGTGAATTGGAGGAGTTAGATAgtgatgatgacgatgatgacATTAAGGCGAAACTGGAGAAGCTTGAAAAGGATGGGAGTGACTGGGATTCGGATGATTGGGAATcagagttggaagatgaggaaGATGAGTACTCAAAAGAGTTAGATGGATTTGCTCCAGCTGGTGTTGGGTATGGCAACACCACGGAGGAGACACTAGAGAAGAGGAAAAGGAAAAAGGTGTCCAAGGCAGAGAGGAAGAGAATCTCCAGGGAGGCTGAACGAGAGATAGTGGAGGTGACAGTTTGTGCGAGGTGCCACTCGCTTAGGAATTATGGGTGTGTTAAGAATCAGGTGGCTGAGAATTTGATacctgattttgattttgatcgGTTGATAAGCACGAGATTGATGAAGCCCACGGGAAATGCGGATGCCACTGTGGTGGTTATGGTGGTTGACTGTGTTGATTTTGAGGGGTCATTCCCTAAACGTGCAGCCAAGTCCTTGTTCAAAGCGTTGGCAGAGGGTCAAGATGGCAAGAATAGTAAAAAGTTGCCAAAGCTTGTTCTGGTAGCTACAAAGGTCGATCTTCTTCCTTCCCAGATTTCACCTGCAAGGTTGGATAGATGGGTTCGGCACCGTGCCAAGGCAAATGGTGCACCTAAGCTTACTGGAGTCTACATGGTTAGTTCTAGGAAAGATTTGGGCGTGAGGAACTTGCTTGCTTTCATCAAGAATTTGGCTGGGCCTAGAGGGAATGTTTGGGTTATTGGATCTCAGAATGCTGGGAAGTCGACATTGATCAATGCATTTTCCAAGAAAGAAGGTGTGAAGGTTGCAAAGCTGACAGAAGCTCCGATTCCTGGAACAACACTTGGGATACTGAGGATTGGAGGGATTCTGCCTGCTAAGGCAAAGATGTACGACACCCCGGGGCTTTTGCACCCGTATTTAATGTCTATGAGATTGAACAGGGATGAGCAAAAAATGGCCGAGATACGGAAAGAGCTTCAGCCCAGAACGTTTAGAATAAAGGCAAGTTATTCAATACCTAGACTTTTGGTAATACCCTTAGCACTATGGATGGCTATTGACTGCTCTAACATAGATAAGAAATTAACTGTCTAATGAGTAATGAGGAAGAAGCTTCTTTAGTGTTACTAGCTGATTTTTCAGTTTGAACAAGGCGAGAAGTAAAAGGGTCATCTCTTAGGTGAGATAGTGTAAGCTGGGAAATGCCATAATCCATATATTTTTATCCCCGAAAGGCTGAAATGAGAGTCTTGGAAGGGTCGAGGCAGTATGAACAGAGAACTAAGTTGGATAAGTGTATGATTATGTCACTAAAGAAATTCAGTTTATGTTTTCCCCTAAACAACTTAACTTCAACTAGAAGAAACTGTATACTTTCCTTCAACCCTTGTTTGGTCCCCTTCTAAGTGTGTTAGTTTTTTGTGCCACATCTTGTAATGAACAATATTGCTGTTTATGTTGAAAGTTCTCCTCTATGAGGTGAAAAGAATATATGTGCCAAAAACCCGATTACTGTACCAATGCATCATGTAATAAGCTGAAAATAATATATAGTTGTCCATTTGTCTATCTGATAATCTATCTTTTGTCGTGACCTCCCGTTTCTTTATCTTGTCTCTTTCTACTTGACACGATTAGTATTTTCAATTGCGCTCCTTATATGATCTCTTTCTTTTATCTCTTTTGATAGCACCTCTCAGTTGTCATAGCATTGTGATCGAGGTCTAGTTATAGAGGGCGTTCCTGTTCTGTTCCCTCTGTTCCTTTAGTTGTTAATTAATTTCTGGTTGTTTGTTGTGTCTAAGGATTCTAGTTAGTGGTTTGGTAGAGATAGGGAATATATTTGAAAAAGTCAAGATagagttttatttatattatgagTCTATCTGTAGAGTCTTATAACTAAGGCTTTGTTTCCTACTTGTGAATTGTCAATTGTCCAGAAAAATACTTTCTAGTTCAGCGATTCCTGTAGCCCTCTTCAGAGGTGTTT
This DNA window, taken from Salvia splendens isolate huo1 chromosome 18, SspV2, whole genome shotgun sequence, encodes the following:
- the LOC121777531 gene encoding GTP-binding protein BRASSINAZOLE INSENSITIVE PALE GREEN 2, chloroplastic-like — translated: MAVMLSTISLSSSTVNLSLKNSIVRKPSSKFQLFTGLDIGRKKEKHYKMDLCLVRCSGAISQKLEKRYASNSRKGDKGVILSEGKDDDQNYGPICPGCGVFMQDRDPNFPGYFQEREKKVKRSIETIEDLLDENFDEFEDDEDFSELEELDSDDDDDDIKAKLEKLEKDGSDWDSDDWESELEDEEDEYSKELDGFAPAGVGYGNTTEETLEKRKRKKVSKAERKRISREAEREIVEVTVCARCHSLRNYGCVKNQVAENLIPDFDFDRLISTRLMKPTGNADATVVVMVVDCVDFEGSFPKRAAKSLFKALAEGQDGKNSKKLPKLVLVATKVDLLPSQISPARLDRWVRHRAKANGAPKLTGVYMVSSRKDLGVRNLLAFIKNLAGPRGNVWVIGSQNAGKSTLINAFSKKEGVKVAKLTEAPIPGTTLGILRIGGILPAKAKMYDTPGLLHPYLMSMRLNRDEQKMAEIRKELQPRTFRIKAGQTIHVGGLVRLDLDQASVQTIYVTIWASNSVSLHLGKMENADETKNKHTGIRLQPPIGEDRVPELGEWVKRDVKASGTTWDVNSVDIAVAGLGWFSIGLKGEAHLSLWTYDGIQITLREPLVLDRASSLERPGFWLPKAISEAIGKQNKLEAKSKREDGEESAHLLSDLPI